A window from Triticum aestivum cultivar Chinese Spring chromosome 6D, IWGSC CS RefSeq v2.1, whole genome shotgun sequence encodes these proteins:
- the LOC123145931 gene encoding aspartate aminotransferase, chloroplastic yields MASALSAPAASAVVAARCKVFGGGRSDGRAGCRVGILARKNTGHITMALAVDASRFEGVPMAPPDPILGVSEAFKADTSDLKLNLGVGAYRTEELQPAVLNVVKKAEKLMLEKGENKEYLPIEGFAAFNKATADLLLGADNPVIKQGRVATLQSLSGTGSLRLAAAFIQRYFPDAKVLISSPTWGNHKNIFNDARVPWSEYRYYDPKTVGLDFEGMIADIQAAPEGSFVLLHGCAHNPTGIDPTPEQWEKLADVIEEKKHMPFFDVAYQGFASGSLDEDASSVRLFVKRGLEVFVAQSYSKNLGLYAERIGAINVICSAPEVADRVKSQLKRLARPMYSNPPIHGAKIVANVVGDPTMFGEWKEEMEQMAGRIKNVRQKLYDSLTEKDQSGKDWSFILSQIGMFSFTGLNRPQSDNMTDKWHIYMTKDGRISLAGLNLAKCEYLADAIIDSFHNVN; encoded by the exons ATGGCCTCCGCCCTCTCCGCCCCGGCGGcctccgccgtcgtcgccgcccggtGCAAG GTGTTCGGAGGAGGAAGGAGCGATGGGAGGGCCGGATGCCGCGTCGGGATCCTCGCGAGGAAG AATACTGGCCACATAACGATGGCACTTGCAGTAGACGCTTCTCGCTTTGAAGGAGTGCCGATGGCCCCTCCAGACCCGATTCTTGGGGTTTCGGAAGCATTTAAAGCTGATACAAGTGATCTGAAGCTCAACCTTGGTGTTGGCGCCTACAGAACGGAAGAGCTACAGCCCGCTGTCCTCAATGTTGTCAAGAAG GCTGAAAAACTTATGTTGGAGAAAGGGGAAAACAAGGAG TATCTGCCTATTGAAGGTTTCGCTGCATTTAACAAAGCAACTGCAGATCTATTGCTTGGAGCTGACAATCCTGTCATCAAGCAAGGACGG GTTGCTACTCTTCAGTCTCTCTCAGGGACTGGATCATTACGCCTTGCTGCAGCATTTATTCAGAGATACTTCCCTGATGCAAAAGTACTTATATCATCTCCCACATGGG GAAACCACAAAAACATATTCAATGATGCTAGAGTACCATGGTCAGAATACCGGTATTATGATCCCAAGACTGTTGGGCTGGATTTTGAGGGAATGATAGCTGACATACAG GCTGCCCCAGAGGGGTCTTTTGTTCTGCTACATGGTTGTGCTCACAATCCAACTGGAATAGACCCAACTCCTGAACAGTGGGAGAAACTGGCAGATGTGATTGAAGAGAAAAAACATATGCCTTTCTTTGATGTTGCCTATCAG GGTTTTGCCAGTGGAAgccttgatgaagatgcatcttcTGTCAGGCTTTTTGTTAAGCGTGGCCTGGAAGTGTTCGTTGCACAGTCTTACAGCAAGAACCTTGGTCTATATGCAGAAAGGATCGGTGCGATAAATGTCATTTGCTCAGCACCGGAAGTTGCAGACAG GGTGAAGAGCCAGTTGAAGCGATTGGCGCGGCCCATGTACTCAAACCCACCTATTCACGGTGCCAAGATCGTCGCCAACGTCGTTGGAGACCCTACCATGTTCGGTGAGTGGAAGGAAGAGATGGAACAAATGGCCGGTCGGATCAAGAACGTTCGGCAGAAGCTTTACGATAGCTTGACTGAAAAGGACCAGTCTGGCAAGGACTGGTCTTTCATTCTGAGCCAGATAGGCATGTTCTCCTTCACGGGCTTGAACAGACCCCAG AGCGATAACATGACCGATAAATGGCACATATACATGACCAAGGACGGCAGGATTTCGTTGGCAGGGTTGAACCTGGCGAAGTGCGAGTACCTTGCTGATGCCATCATCGACTCCTTCCACAATGTCAACTAG
- the LOC123145930 gene encoding leukocyte receptor cluster member 8 homolog, producing the protein MDPRRRLGRSPPRKRERQASPANDYRNRHLWRSPPRDFAPSWTGAPSPPAAFLERPPSPPLPLWRYIDYSREEPYGPRPRFEPWRVSSPSGPQREADSFGNGFLDHDWPEYSRESNYGTPTSTRFLEFADSFPGQSRFERGRGDDFRRPNRSLPRSPMDWDSPFFADEHQCSSSRPRDWTPALDDRRRRGSSPPGRHEGRGHVQSRDETFYRSGPFPVERGRGDGFEATPRPRFSHGAMFPERSPAIILEGERRWTPSPQDRRRGALFPGSDGHDRWTQRSMERLGQQSSPRGDRGGSFLETGDRGERYPLGPPPPHNLGGGSGGGFPPRRFFRGRGGLQQTGPPGGSGRQRSPRQSSVLPALRTEPEASGGSRRKGKAFPRKRSPRPVRGVLSEKQVAGAIKSTGVEEPQGPSESKHDDSNGAVRPEAADNEGAIKPEATVDEGDGTGLIVGMCTDVQKGYFRLTGPPDATKIRPKPVLVEALKFVQVSSKDYNFKTDQLKSIRQDMTIQNIEDELSVQVYEYHARLALCNRDMAELNLCLTKLHCLYGNKRNGGHHGEFAAYVILLSAIQDKNTELMSKLGRLSSDLKQQEAVKHAKEVAHSIQTGNYASFFKLYKVAPNLNGYLMCLCFEKMRFEGLKCMAKAYATKIPVKYVSKILGFAAVDGSVDWLKSHGAVLSSFENGEMALLPKDSTALVSTPVVAADGIRAFQAH; encoded by the exons ATGGATCCTCGTCGGCGCTTAGGCCGGTCACCACCACGCAAGAGGGAACGCCAGGCATCGCCGGCGAACGACTACAGAAACCGCCATCTCTGGCGCTCACCCCCTCGGGACTTCGCGCCCTCCTGGACAGGCGCGCCTTCTCCTCCTGCGGCCTTCTTGGAGCGGCCGccctcgcctccccttcctctctGGCGCTACATCGATTACAGCCGCGAGGAGCCCTACGGCCCTCGGCCAAGATTCGAGCCATGGCGCGTGTCCTCGCCTTCGGGACCCCAGAGGGAGGCTGACAGCTTCGGCAATGGATTCTTGGACCATGACTGGCCGGAGTACAGCCGCGAGAGCAACTACGGTACGCCTACGAGCACTAGATTCTTGGAGTTCGCTGATTCTTTCCCGGGGCAGAGTCGTTTCGAGCGCGGCCGTGGTGATGACTTCAGGCGACCGAACCGCTCCCTGCCGCGGTCGCCAATGGACTGGGATTCGCCTTTCTTTGCCGACGAGCACCAGTGCTCCAGTTCAAGACCAAGGGATTGGACACCAGCTTTGGATGATCGCAGGCGGCGGGGCTCGTCGCCGCCAGGGCGCCACGAGGGACGCGGTCACGTGCAGTCCCGCGATGAGACGTTCTATCGCTCCGGCCCCTTCCCGGTGGAGCGCGGCCGCGGCGACGGCTTCGAGGCGACACCACGTCCAAGATTCTCCCATGGAGCCATGTTCCCCGAGCGCTCCCCTGCCATAATCTTGGAGGGCGAGAGGCGATGGACACCGTCTCCTCAGGATCGCCGGCGGGGAGCTCTGTTCCCGGGGTCTGACGGCCATGACCGCTGGACGCAGCGCTCCATGGAGAGACTGGGGCAGCAGAGCTCGCCACGTGGAGACCGTGGGGGCTCGTTCCTGGAGACAGGAGACCGTGGGGAGCGCTACCCTTTGGGCCCGCCGCCTCCACACAATCTcgggggcggcagcggcggcgggttcCCACCACGGCGGTTCTTTCGCGGGAGGGGCGGGCTCCAGCAAACTGGGCCGCCAGGCGGCAGCGGACGCCAGCGATCGCCTCGCCAGAGCTCGGTACTCCCTGCGCTGCGCACCGAGCCTGAAGCGTCGGGCGGCAGCCGACGCAAGGGCAAGGCATTCCCCCGGAAGAGGTCGCCCCGCCCTGTGCGCGGAGTGCTGTCGGAGAAGCAAGTGGCAGGTGCTATCAAGTCGACAGGAGTCGAGGAGCCGCAGGGTCCTTCGGAATCTAAGCATGATGATTCAAATGGGGCGGTCAGACCAGAAGCTGCAGATAATGAAGGGGCGATCAAGCCAGAAGCTACGGTGGATGAAGGAGATGGGACTGGTCTGATTGTAGGGATGTGCACAGATGTACAGAAAGGCTACTTCCGTCTCACGGGGCCTCCAGATGCAACAAAG ATAAGACCAAAGCCTGTACTTGTAGAAGCCCTGAAGTTTGTCCAGGTCTCAAGTAAAGACTATAATTTTAAAACAGATCAACTGAAATCAATTCGTCAAGATATGACTATCCAGAACATAGAGGATGAACTTTCTGTGCAG GTTTATGAGTATCATGCAAGACTTGCGTTGTGCAATCGAGATATGGCTGAACTTAACTTG TGCCTCACGAAGCTGCACTGCCTCTATGGGAATAAGCGGAATGGTGGCCATCATGGTGAATTTGCAGCTTATGTTATATTGTTATCTGCGATTCAAGACAAAAATACTGAACTGATGTCGAAACTTGGAAG GCTGTCAAGCGACCTGAAACAGCAAGAAGCTGTGAAGCATGCGAAAGAAGTGGCTCACAGTATACAGACAGGAAACTATGCATCATTTTTCAAACTCTACAAGGTGGCTCCAAACCTCAATGGCTACCTGATGT GTCTCTGCTTTGAGAAGATGAGATTTGAAGGTTTAAAATGTATGGCAAAGGCCTACGCAACCAAGATACCTGTTAAATACGTATCCAAAATCTTAGGTTTTGCTGCAGTAGACGGAAGTGTTGATTGGCTTAAAAGTCATGGTGCTGTTTTATCATCCTTCGAGAACGGGGAGATGGCTTTACTGCCAAAG GACTCTACAGCTCTCGTCTCTACGCCAGTTGTTGCTGCTGATGGTATTCGTGCTTTCCAAGCCCACTGA